A genomic segment from Chitinophagaceae bacterium encodes:
- a CDS encoding BamA/TamA family outer membrane protein, whose amino-acid sequence MINNKKLLLQVLLLLFCFPVFGQKNQGLYILQFHNAGKDTLFNEAIEGLQNYFLSESDAIIYIAKIPSLLAAKGYPSASVDSTWNADSASTGIMLYTGQKFKWVNLAPVNIEPNALEAAGYNQQWFLGNRFNIDQLQSLREKLLSFYDNNGHPFASVFMDSIQLGDNTMQALLKADKGILYHVDSLRNLGKLKISKKFLQNFLLISNGSIYSKAKLAQVDKRLMELPYLIVSQPSSVSMLGSGSILNLFLEPRRSNQVDVLIGLLPATGQTGKMQVTADVNLNLKNQLLFGETFLLKWQQLQPKSPRLNLGFDQPFLFNSPFGLNFLFDLYKRDSNFIQVSAQLGTSYFLGLNQTGKLFVQWQNNSLLEGAIDTNLIKAEKKLPPNIDVRSVNAGLSYEWQHLNYKFNPRKGNEINITSAIGIKNIRKSNEILSIKDPAYHYAGLYDSIKLRSYQIRIKADLAHFFPMGKSATLKAGLKTGLYSSPSLFRNELFLLGGYKLMRGFNEESIYASWYNVFTAEYRYLTGLNSYLYIFADQGFVKNKYQLQNNNTRFTGVGLGMSYETKAGLLNVSFAIGNRSDQKFNLRSASKIHFGYINYF is encoded by the coding sequence ATGATAAATAATAAAAAACTGCTTTTGCAGGTTTTGTTGCTGCTTTTTTGTTTCCCTGTTTTCGGCCAGAAAAACCAGGGCCTTTATATATTACAGTTTCATAATGCAGGCAAAGATACTTTGTTTAATGAAGCTATAGAGGGCCTGCAAAACTATTTTCTTTCAGAGTCGGATGCCATAATTTATATTGCTAAAATACCTTCTTTACTTGCCGCAAAAGGTTACCCTTCAGCTTCGGTTGACAGTACCTGGAATGCTGACAGCGCATCAACCGGCATCATGCTATATACAGGCCAAAAGTTTAAATGGGTGAACCTTGCACCGGTAAATATTGAGCCCAATGCCCTTGAAGCTGCAGGCTACAACCAGCAATGGTTTTTGGGTAATCGGTTTAATATTGATCAATTGCAAAGCCTCCGTGAAAAATTGTTAAGCTTCTATGATAATAATGGCCATCCCTTTGCTTCGGTATTTATGGATAGCATACAGTTGGGTGATAATACCATGCAGGCGCTTTTAAAAGCAGATAAAGGCATCCTTTATCATGTTGATAGTTTACGTAATTTGGGGAAATTAAAAATTAGTAAAAAATTTTTGCAAAATTTCCTGCTCATTTCCAATGGCAGTATATACAGTAAAGCAAAACTTGCGCAGGTAGATAAACGGCTCATGGAATTACCTTATCTCATTGTTTCGCAACCTTCATCTGTTTCTATGCTCGGCTCGGGTTCTATACTTAATTTATTTTTAGAGCCCCGGCGCAGCAACCAGGTAGATGTACTTATTGGATTATTGCCTGCTACCGGGCAAACTGGCAAAATGCAGGTTACTGCTGATGTAAACCTCAACCTCAAAAACCAGCTATTATTTGGTGAAACCTTTTTATTAAAATGGCAGCAGTTGCAACCCAAATCCCCCAGGTTAAACCTGGGCTTCGATCAGCCCTTTCTGTTTAATTCCCCATTTGGCCTAAATTTCCTCTTTGATTTATATAAAAGAGATTCCAACTTTATACAGGTGAGCGCCCAACTGGGCACCAGTTATTTTTTGGGTTTAAACCAAACCGGTAAACTTTTTGTACAATGGCAAAATAACAGCCTGCTGGAAGGAGCCATTGATACCAATTTAATAAAGGCAGAAAAAAAATTACCACCCAATATTGATGTGCGTTCGGTAAATGCAGGATTAAGTTATGAGTGGCAGCACCTTAATTATAAATTTAATCCCCGTAAAGGAAATGAAATAAATATTACCTCGGCAATAGGAATTAAGAATATCAGGAAAAGCAATGAAATCCTTAGCATTAAAGACCCTGCCTATCATTATGCCGGGCTATATGATTCTATAAAACTGCGTAGTTACCAAATAAGGATCAAGGCAGACCTGGCACATTTTTTCCCCATGGGCAAATCGGCAACACTTAAAGCAGGGCTTAAAACCGGCTTGTATAGCAGCCCATCGCTTTTTCGTAATGAGCTTTTTTTGCTGGGTGGTTATAAACTCATGCGTGGCTTTAACGAAGAAAGTATTTATGCAAGCTGGTACAACGTTTTCACAGCAGAATACCGCTACCTTACCGGCTTAAATTCTTACTTGTATATTTTTGCCGACCAGGGTTTTGTGAAAAACAAATACCAACTTCAAAACAATAATACCCGTTTTACCGGGGTTGGCCTGGGTATGAGTTACGAAACAAAAGCTGGGTTACTTAATGTGAGTTTTGCAATTGGTAATAGAAGCGACCAAAAGTTTAATCTCCGCTCTGCTTCAAAAATACACTTTGGCTATATCAATTATTTTTAA
- the hemW gene encoding radical SAM family heme chaperone HemW, protein MAGIYIHIPFCKQACTYCNFHFSTLYTNAAEMVNGIATEILLPNEFIDHSQTIETIYFGGGTPSILSTSSIIQLLLCIEKKFTITANPEITLEANPDDITAETLIYWKNAGINRLSVGIQSFDEEELKWMNRAHNASESIKCLAEINDAGFTNYSADLIYGSATQGNKLFPKNLEILFQYKVPHISCYALTVEPKTALHHLIEKKKYPPVNTDEQANAFETICILMKENGYEQYEISNFCRHGFRSRHNSSYWQGKPYWGFGPAAHSFNGKNKRRWNIANNTLYLQSIRKNNIPFEEEILTMEQQMNEAILISLRTSEGLGLENFSKKFGKNNAEKLLQNAQKFIAQKKMIFYNQRLVLQDEGKFLADGIAADLFF, encoded by the coding sequence TTGGCGGGTATTTATATTCATATCCCATTTTGCAAGCAAGCATGCACTTATTGTAATTTTCATTTTTCTACCCTGTATACTAACGCAGCGGAGATGGTAAATGGTATTGCCACAGAAATTTTATTACCCAATGAATTTATTGACCATTCCCAAACTATTGAAACCATATATTTTGGCGGCGGAACTCCTAGCATATTATCTACATCCTCTATTATACAATTACTGCTTTGCATCGAAAAAAAATTTACTATAACCGCAAATCCCGAAATTACCCTTGAAGCCAACCCGGATGATATTACTGCAGAAACATTAATATATTGGAAAAATGCAGGCATCAACAGGCTCAGTGTGGGTATACAATCCTTTGATGAGGAAGAACTTAAATGGATGAACCGGGCACACAATGCTTCGGAATCCATAAAATGTTTAGCAGAAATTAACGATGCAGGTTTTACTAACTATTCTGCTGATCTTATTTATGGGTCGGCAACACAAGGCAATAAACTATTCCCAAAAAATCTGGAGATTTTGTTTCAATATAAAGTTCCGCATATATCCTGCTACGCACTTACGGTAGAGCCCAAAACCGCATTGCATCATTTAATTGAAAAGAAAAAATACCCGCCGGTAAATACAGATGAACAGGCCAATGCATTTGAAACCATTTGCATACTTATGAAAGAAAACGGGTATGAGCAATATGAAATAAGTAATTTTTGCAGGCACGGTTTCCGCAGCAGGCACAATAGCAGTTACTGGCAGGGCAAACCCTATTGGGGTTTTGGGCCTGCGGCACATAGCTTTAATGGAAAAAATAAACGGAGGTGGAATATTGCCAACAACACTCTATACCTGCAAAGCATCAGAAAAAACAATATACCTTTTGAAGAAGAAATATTAACTATGGAACAGCAAATGAACGAAGCCATTTTAATAAGCCTTAGAACAAGCGAAGGATTGGGCCTGGAAAATTTTTCCAAAAAATTTGGAAAAAATAATGCTGAAAAATTACTTCAAAATGCTCAAAAATTTATTGCCCAGAAAAAAATGATTTTTTACAACCAGCGCCTTGTATTACAAGATGAAGGAAAGTTTTTGGCAGATGGCATTGCTGCGGATTTGTTTTTTTAA